A DNA window from Deltaproteobacteria bacterium contains the following coding sequences:
- the lnt gene encoding apolipoprotein N-acyltransferase, whose product MARMTSSARLRALAVVAGAGAYALALPPFDHAALAWLTLVPLLLVVRTASPRHAFAWGALYGFAAAWTATWWLAQAVARYFAAGILPAALAMSAAYGVAVAATFGLFAAGAALVVARRGTLSRRLVTVPALWTAVEVLRARVLGQPWALLGYTQHAQIGLIQVAAVTGVYGVSFLVALGNAAIVEALVALREGRGRREAGAALAVPAAVIGGVWLIGMARALAGPAGGFAAQPVAVVQTGVPPAFHWTRAYAEQQLMAHVRATEALPIERGPALIIWPENALTLYLENEPLVARQLARLATRHRADLLFGRPRYADGHTFNSATLLRASGESGGHYDKQRLVLFAEAGPLAAPPPEAANESPRDFTAGTAPGVLQSFVPLGVSICHEILYPDLIGRAVAAGASLLVNISNDGWLDGGYGAASRQHFAMAVFRAVETRRYLVRAATTGVSGIVDPFGRVVETVAPGAVGAVTGVVAARGELTPYVRFGDAFALLCILHIAALIATTLTSARTPRAPEAVPTFPQDTAVDTKRHAA is encoded by the coding sequence ATGGCACGAATGACATCATCCGCGCGCCTGCGGGCGCTCGCCGTGGTTGCGGGGGCCGGGGCTTACGCGCTCGCGCTCCCCCCCTTCGACCACGCCGCGCTCGCATGGCTGACGCTCGTTCCGCTGCTGCTCGTCGTGCGCACCGCTTCGCCGCGGCACGCCTTTGCGTGGGGAGCGCTCTACGGCTTCGCCGCGGCCTGGACGGCGACGTGGTGGCTCGCCCAGGCCGTGGCGCGCTACTTCGCGGCCGGCATCCTGCCGGCAGCGCTCGCGATGTCGGCCGCGTACGGCGTCGCCGTGGCCGCGACCTTCGGCCTCTTCGCCGCGGGAGCAGCGCTCGTGGTCGCTCGCCGCGGCACGCTATCGAGGCGCCTGGTCACCGTCCCGGCCCTGTGGACGGCGGTCGAGGTCCTGCGCGCCCGCGTGCTCGGCCAGCCCTGGGCGCTGCTCGGCTACACCCAGCACGCGCAGATCGGGCTCATCCAGGTCGCCGCCGTGACCGGCGTCTATGGCGTCTCCTTCCTGGTCGCGCTCGGCAACGCCGCGATCGTCGAGGCGCTGGTCGCCCTCCGCGAGGGCCGCGGCCGCCGCGAGGCGGGCGCCGCACTCGCCGTCCCGGCGGCGGTGATCGGGGGCGTCTGGCTCATCGGCATGGCGCGCGCGCTCGCCGGTCCCGCGGGTGGCTTCGCCGCGCAACCCGTCGCCGTGGTGCAGACGGGCGTTCCGCCGGCGTTCCACTGGACGCGCGCCTACGCGGAGCAGCAGCTCATGGCGCACGTCCGCGCCACCGAGGCGTTGCCAATCGAACGCGGGCCGGCCCTGATCATCTGGCCGGAGAATGCGCTCACGCTCTACCTCGAGAACGAGCCCCTCGTCGCGCGGCAGCTCGCCCGGCTCGCCACCCGGCACCGGGCCGACCTGCTCTTCGGCCGACCGCGCTACGCGGACGGCCACACGTTCAACAGCGCGACCCTCCTGCGCGCCAGCGGCGAGAGCGGCGGCCACTACGACAAGCAACGCCTCGTGCTCTTCGCCGAGGCCGGACCGCTCGCCGCTCCCCCACCCGAGGCGGCGAACGAGAGCCCGCGCGATTTCACCGCCGGCACGGCCCCGGGAGTCCTCCAGAGCTTCGTCCCCCTCGGCGTCTCGATCTGCCACGAGATCCTCTACCCGGACCTGATCGGCCGCGCCGTCGCCGCCGGGGCGTCGCTCCTGGTGAACATCTCCAACGACGGCTGGCTCGACGGCGGCTATGGCGCGGCGAGCCGGCAGCACTTCGCCATGGCCGTCTTCCGAGCCGTCGAGACACGCCGCTATCTCGTTCGCGCCGCCACCACCGGCGTCTCGGGCATCGTCGACCCGTTCGGCCGGGTGGTCGAAACGGTCGCGCCGGGAGCCGTGGGCGCCGTCACCGGCGTGGTGGCCGCCCGCGGCGAGCTCACCCCCTACGTCCGCTTCGGGGACGCTTTCGCACTCCTGTGCATCCTCCACATCGCCGCCCTGATCGCCACCACCCTGACGTCCGCCCGCACGCCCCGCGCGCCCGAGGCCGTGCCGACGTTCCCGCAGGACACCGCCGTCGATACGAAGCGGCACGCCGCGTAG